A genomic stretch from Setaria italica strain Yugu1 chromosome VII, Setaria_italica_v2.0, whole genome shotgun sequence includes:
- the LOC101764943 gene encoding lipoyl synthase, mitochondrial yields MHGRRHLAASLARALTQDPSRSISSTPSLLQTLESSVPSPPSAPPSAGRLAELRARLQADAPSLGDFTYSVEVGTRKRPLPKPKWMKETVPGGAKYAAIKAKLRELKLHTVCEEARCPNLGECWSGGETGTATATIMILGDTCTRGCRFCNVKTSRTPPPPDPDEPSNVAQAIASWGLEYIVITSVDRDDLPDQGSGHFAETVQKLKALKPEMLIEALVPDFRGDPSCVEKVATSGLHVFAHNIETVEELQRSVRDHRANFKQSIDVLKMAKEYAPPGTLTKTSIMLGCGETPDQVISTMEKVRAAGVDVITFGQYMRPSKRHMPVSEYVTPEAFEKYRALGVEMGFRYVASGPMVRSSYKAGEFYIKAMIEADRAKTSPADLSS; encoded by the exons atgcacggccgccgccacctcgcggcCTCCCTGGCACGGGCCCTGACCCAGGACCCCTCCCGCTCCATCTCCTCCACTCCATCGCTCCTCCAAACCCTTGAATCGTCCGTGCCCTCGCCTCCGTCCGCCCCTCCATCGGCGGGGCGGCTCGCGGAGCTGCGCGCGCGGCTGCAGGCGGACGCGCCGTCGCTGGGGGACTTCACGTACTCGGTGGAGGTGGGGACGCGGAAGCGCCCGCTGCCCAAGCCCAAGTGGATGAAGGAGACCGTGCCGGGGGGCGCCAAGTACGCGGCCATCAAGGCCAAGCTGCGGGAGCTGAAGCTGCACACCGTCTGCGAGGAGGCGCGGTGCCCCAACCTCGGCGAGTGCTGGTCCGGCGGCGAGaccggcaccgccaccgccacgatTATGATCCTGGGGGACACCTGCACGCGCGGCTGCAG ATTCTGTAATGTCAAGACATCTCGAACTCCCCCTCCACCAGATCCTGATGAGCCTTCCAATGTTGCTCAAGCTATTGCCTCATGGGGCCTTGAATATATAGTCATCACAAGTGTTGACCGGGACGATTTACCTGATCAGGGCAGTGGCCACTTTGCTGAAACAGTACAGAAGTTAAAGGCTTTGAAGCCAGAAATGCTTATTGAAGCACTTG TACCTGATTTCCGTGGAGACCCAAGCTGTGTAGAGAAGGTTGCAACTTCTGGGTTGCATGTTTTTGCACACAACATTGAAACAGTGGAAGAGCTGCAAAGAAGTGTCCGTGACCATCGTGCAAATTTCAAACAATCTATAGATGTTTTGAAGATGGCAAAAGAGTATGCTCCTCCTGGTACTCTTACAAAGACATCAATAATGCTGGGTTGTGGGGAGACTCCGGATCAGGTTATTAGCACCATGGAAAAAGTTCGGGCTGCTGGTGTTGATGTTATAACATTTGGCCAGTACATGAGGCCATCAAAACGTCACATGCCTGTTTCTGAGTATGTCACACCTGAAGCTTTTGAGAAGTATCGGGCCCTTGGTGTTGAAATG GGATTCCGTTATGTTGCATCTGGACCAATGGTTCGATCTTCATACAAAGCTGGTGAATTCTACATCAAAGCTATGATCGAAGCTGATCGAGCAAAAACATCCCCTGCAGACTTGAGTTCATAA
- the LOC101760238 gene encoding probable WRKY transcription factor 48, whose translation MALPPRLKRKQQPSQPYGQGGVVFGLSTPEPAPRDGRKRRKDKHTWIKHTLTPYFDGHLWRKYGQKVIKDAPYPRLYFRCSYREDRHCQASKLVQQVTHDDPPVFEVTYMYEHTCNAAPVPTPGVESEDEPPACGGGLVLSFGASSRSAGGHHHRDTRIQLQEERQQYHQSPSPFLTMNLHFSNSSQQHAFPSSVLRPPTTSWSSSSFPIIESSSSPTPPWVDDDDDILTWDWDTSTYDLDDHLQLGDNVQFSGSSFSRKPDGSALANLGMGIEVEGVTF comes from the exons ATGGCATTGCCGCCGCGCCTGAAGAGGAAGCAGCAGCCCAGCCAACCCTACGGCCAAGGAGGCGTCGTCTTTGGCCTCTCTACGCCGGAGCCTGCGCCGCGCGATGGCCGGAAGAGAAG GAAGGATAAGCATACATGGATCAAACATACGCTCACGCCGTATTTTGATGGCCACTTATGGAGAAAGTACGGCCAGAAGGTCATCAAGGACGCTCCCTATCCTAG GCTATATTTCAGATGTTCTTACCGCGAAGATAGGCACTGCCAGGCCTCCAAGCTGGTGCAGCAGGTGACCCACGACGACCCGCCAGTATTCGAGGTGACCTACATGTACGAGCACACCTGCAACGCGGCACCCGTCCCAACCCCCGGTGTCGAGTCCGAGGACGAGCCGCCAGCATGCGGCGGCGGGCTGGTGCTCAGCTTTGGTGCCTCCAGCAGAAGCGCCGGCGGCCACCATCACCGTGACACGCGGATACAGCTGCAAGAAGAGCGGCAGCAATACCATCAATCTCCGAGCCCGTTCTTGACGATGAACCTTCATTTTTCGAACAGCAGCCAGCAGCATGCCTTCCCTTCGAGCGTCCTGCGGCCGCCCACAACGTCGTGGTCCTCATCGTCGTTTCCGATCATCGAATCGTCttcgtcgccgacgccaccatgggtagacgacgacgatgacatcTTGACATGGGACTGGGACACGTCCACATATGATTTAGACGACCATTTGCAGCTCGGCGATAATGTGCAATTTTCTG GGAGTTCGTTTTCACGGAAGCCTGATGGAAGTGCACTTGCTAACCTGGGCATGGGAATTGAAGTGGAGGGTGTAACTTTCTAA